The following proteins are encoded in a genomic region of Microcoleus sp. FACHB-68:
- a CDS encoding PLP-dependent aspartate aminotransferase family protein, with the protein MSANNFEFQGLQTTAIHAGEKPDSTTRASSPNIVMSSSFVTDADTPFSAENLQGQTTFFYTREGNPTVQQLEQKLAALEGAEACVAFGSGMAAISALMFHQLKSGDHLVMSDVAYVGAAELMKGLIPSFGIQVTRVNTTDLKAVEAAIQTNTKLIHIETPCNPIVRLSDIRAIAQIAHAAGAKLSVDSTFATPVATQPLSLGADFVVHSLSKYLCGHGDAIGGAVLGASDELSGIRDLLVHLGGALSPFNAWLIMRGIATLPIRMKAHQENALKVAQFLESHPQVKQMIYPGLPSHPQHELAKRQMRNFSGMIAFQAKDALAVAQAFAQRLQVIHYAVSLGHQRSLIYYISTQEMLETSFALDETQAEAYRNFAGDGVFRLSVGLEDAEDLCRDLDQTMSSVGG; encoded by the coding sequence ATGTCAGCAAATAATTTCGAGTTTCAAGGGTTGCAAACGACAGCAATTCATGCTGGAGAAAAACCTGATAGCACTACTCGTGCTTCCTCCCCCAATATTGTAATGTCATCATCTTTTGTGACCGATGCAGATACTCCTTTCTCGGCTGAGAATTTACAGGGTCAAACAACGTTCTTTTATACCCGTGAGGGCAATCCAACTGTTCAACAGCTAGAGCAAAAATTGGCAGCTTTAGAAGGCGCTGAGGCTTGTGTGGCATTTGGGAGCGGTATGGCAGCCATTTCAGCCTTGATGTTTCACCAGCTTAAGTCGGGCGACCACTTGGTGATGAGCGACGTTGCTTATGTTGGCGCGGCTGAATTGATGAAGGGATTGATTCCTAGTTTTGGGATTCAGGTAACGCGAGTCAACACAACAGATTTGAAGGCTGTAGAAGCAGCAATCCAAACCAATACCAAGCTGATTCATATTGAAACCCCTTGTAACCCGATTGTTAGATTGTCGGATATTAGGGCAATCGCACAAATAGCTCATGCTGCTGGTGCAAAGCTCTCGGTTGATTCGACCTTTGCCACCCCTGTAGCAACTCAGCCCCTCAGTTTAGGTGCAGATTTTGTCGTCCACTCCCTAAGCAAGTATTTATGTGGACATGGGGATGCAATTGGTGGAGCAGTTCTGGGGGCAAGCGATGAACTATCAGGAATTCGTGATCTGCTGGTTCATCTGGGGGGTGCGCTTAGCCCATTTAACGCTTGGCTGATCATGCGGGGGATCGCTACATTGCCTATCCGCATGAAAGCTCATCAGGAAAATGCACTGAAAGTGGCACAATTCCTGGAATCTCATCCTCAAGTCAAACAGATGATTTATCCAGGTCTACCCTCCCATCCGCAACACGAATTAGCAAAACGGCAGATGCGAAACTTTTCTGGCATGATTGCTTTCCAGGCCAAAGATGCTCTTGCCGTTGCTCAAGCTTTTGCCCAGCGATTGCAAGTCATTCACTATGCTGTGTCTCTTGGTCATCAGCGTAGTCTTATCTACTATATTTCGACTCAGGAAATGCTAGAAACCTCTTTCGCACTCGATGAGACGCAGGCTGAGGCGTACCGCAACTTTGCAGGGGATGGGGTTTTCAGACTATCAGTGGGACTTGAAGACGCGGAGGATCTCTGTAGGGACTTAGATCAAACAATGTCAAGCGTTGGAGGGTAA
- a CDS encoding septal ring lytic transglycosylase RlpA family protein: MASGHGLAKSPVPLISAVPAKGLSAAGFEINWSHSWFSQAKASTSISSSFAPPVVLLPLNWMLQRGRNSPQLKRVKPFRSWPWLNFADKPLCPSEQVPQTPQLITVSQTTQQPFEPLDVKVPVESDSANKIFEFFHNLVPRTERVEPPSQTVPVSVVVIRTEQNAQAGSTQAKAGDTKLQGFWRNLKSRQDREAAGSSSNLETFQVRVKEYVIAEVPGRAQANKIAQALEQSLKDRHFQPAQLQPTMVNGMPALKAGTRIILTIDKKLSAGLKTNRELLAIEWVNNLRIALETPPLTLVEAQAKMHQLVETPRKIAGLASWYGPYFEGRPTATGETYRQTELTAAHPSLPFDTYLKVTSLESRKTVIVRVNDRGPYVGDRALDLSREAARCLNSVESGVVPVEAVVMQKTRS; this comes from the coding sequence GTGGCATCTGGTCACGGGTTAGCCAAAAGCCCCGTTCCCTTAATCAGCGCAGTTCCAGCCAAAGGTTTATCGGCAGCCGGTTTTGAGATTAATTGGTCTCATTCTTGGTTCTCTCAGGCAAAAGCAAGTACAAGCATTTCAAGTTCATTTGCTCCCCCAGTTGTCCTGCTGCCGCTTAATTGGATGCTTCAGCGGGGACGCAATTCCCCTCAACTAAAGCGAGTCAAACCGTTCCGTTCTTGGCCGTGGCTAAATTTTGCAGACAAACCGCTTTGCCCTTCTGAGCAAGTGCCGCAAACCCCTCAATTAATCACGGTTTCACAAACCACTCAGCAGCCGTTTGAACCGTTGGATGTCAAAGTTCCAGTTGAAAGCGATTCCGCGAATAAAATTTTTGAGTTTTTTCACAATTTAGTGCCTCGAACCGAGAGAGTTGAACCCCCCTCTCAGACGGTGCCGGTGTCGGTGGTGGTTATTCGCACCGAGCAAAACGCTCAAGCCGGCAGCACTCAAGCTAAGGCTGGAGACACCAAGCTGCAAGGCTTTTGGCGAAATTTGAAGTCGAGACAGGATCGGGAGGCTGCCGGCTCATCCTCCAACCTGGAGACGTTTCAGGTTCGGGTGAAGGAATATGTGATTGCAGAAGTGCCCGGACGCGCCCAAGCAAATAAGATTGCTCAGGCTTTAGAACAATCTTTAAAAGACCGGCATTTCCAGCCGGCACAACTACAGCCGACAATGGTGAATGGAATGCCTGCGCTTAAAGCCGGCACTCGCATAATCCTGACAATCGATAAAAAACTAAGTGCCGGTCTTAAAACTAACCGCGAATTACTAGCGATTGAGTGGGTGAACAATCTCCGAATTGCTCTAGAAACTCCCCCATTAACCCTAGTAGAAGCTCAAGCGAAGATGCATCAATTGGTGGAAACACCAAGGAAAATTGCGGGGTTGGCTTCTTGGTATGGGCCTTATTTTGAAGGTCGCCCCACTGCCACAGGTGAAACGTATCGGCAAACAGAACTTACTGCCGCCCATCCCTCCTTGCCTTTCGATACCTATTTGAAAGTAACCAGCCTGGAAAGTCGCAAGACCGTGATTGTGCGAGTCAATGATCGTGGCCCTTATGTTGGGGATAGAGCCTTGGATCTCTCCCGTGAGGCAGCCCGATGCCTCAATAGTGTGGAATCTGGAGTCGTGCCGGTGGAGGCTGTCGTCATGCAAAAGACTAGAAGCTAG
- a CDS encoding ABC transporter substrate-binding protein, protein MKKFAVHRTCALFVTLAVLLSACGETNSASNSSTETTSSTTAGSSGAIPIGVAVGQTGNVGLIGQESVAGAKIAEKYFNDKGGVDGTPIKLILEDTGGDEAGAINAFQSLITKHKVVGIVGPSRSQQGFAAQPVANNAKVPVLGPSTTAKGIPQIGDYIARVSAPVTIVAPNAVKAAIKLNPKLKRVAVFYAQDDAYSKSETDIFQQTVKEQGLDLVTVQKFQTTDTDFQTQATNGMNLKPDLVIISSLTSDGGNLVRQLRELGYKGLIIGGNGLNTPNVYPVCKALCDGVLVAQAYSPEHSSEINNVYRTAYTNQYKKDPPQFSAQAFTAVQVFVEALKAVDQKTDISKMSLPQLRTELNKQILAGKYDTPIGEISFTSEGEIVQKDFYVAQIKMDADGNKGKFTYLK, encoded by the coding sequence ATGAAAAAATTTGCTGTTCATCGTACCTGTGCTTTATTTGTTACTTTGGCTGTATTGCTAAGTGCTTGTGGTGAGACAAATAGTGCTTCAAATTCCTCAACTGAAACCACGTCTTCAACAACAGCCGGCTCATCTGGGGCAATTCCTATTGGCGTTGCGGTAGGACAAACCGGCAACGTTGGTTTAATCGGTCAAGAATCTGTTGCCGGTGCAAAAATTGCTGAAAAATATTTCAATGACAAAGGCGGTGTTGACGGCACCCCCATTAAACTGATTCTTGAAGACACGGGAGGGGATGAAGCCGGCGCGATTAATGCCTTTCAATCGTTGATTACTAAACACAAAGTCGTTGGCATTGTTGGGCCGAGCCGGTCACAGCAAGGGTTTGCTGCCCAGCCGGTGGCAAATAACGCCAAAGTGCCGGTACTTGGGCCTTCTACTACGGCTAAAGGAATTCCCCAAATTGGAGACTATATCGCTCGCGTTTCAGCACCCGTAACGATCGTTGCACCCAATGCAGTGAAAGCAGCAATTAAGCTCAATCCTAAGCTCAAAAGAGTTGCCGTTTTTTATGCTCAAGATGATGCTTATAGCAAATCTGAAACAGACATTTTTCAGCAGACTGTGAAGGAACAAGGACTTGATCTTGTCACCGTCCAAAAGTTCCAAACAACTGACACAGACTTTCAAACCCAAGCAACTAACGGGATGAATTTAAAACCCGATCTAGTGATTATTTCTAGTCTAACTTCTGACGGAGGAAACTTGGTTCGGCAATTGCGAGAACTCGGTTATAAAGGCTTAATTATTGGGGGTAACGGTCTCAATACTCCTAATGTCTATCCAGTCTGTAAAGCACTTTGTGATGGGGTGTTAGTTGCCCAAGCTTACAGTCCTGAGCATTCGAGCGAAATCAATAACGTGTATCGCACAGCTTATACCAATCAATATAAAAAAGATCCCCCTCAATTTAGCGCTCAAGCTTTCACCGCTGTTCAAGTATTCGTAGAAGCCCTAAAAGCAGTCGATCAGAAAACTGACATTTCTAAAATGTCCCTTCCTCAACTGCGAACAGAACTGAACAAACAGATATTAGCTGGAAAGTACGATACGCCCATCGGTGAGATTTCTTTTACCTCAGAAGGAGAAATCGTTCAGAAAGATTTTTACGTCGCTCAAATCAAAATGGATGCTGATGGAAACAAGGGTAAATTTACTTACCTGAAATAA
- a CDS encoding branched-chain amino acid ABC transporter permease — MDLTLFFQQFLNGLSIGSVYAIFALGYTLIFSILGIINFAHGAIFTLGAYFTYALMGGAFGFNGLLANAQLPIRLPFILALLLGSTLAGLVGVAVERLAFRPLRRQGADPLLTVVSSLGVALVIVNLIQYLVGAESYTFPANTYGNLPPSINFGTPENPIPIRTVQIVIFGVSVLILLILTYFINRTKYGKAMRAVAEDGLTASLLGINTDFFIVLTFFISSFLAGLAGTLVGSSVSIAGPYFGIAVGLKGLAVIVLGGLGSIPGAVVGGLAIGLVEAFVPGEFSAYKDAVAFGILFFMLLVKPEGLLGRRFVQKV; from the coding sequence ATGGATTTAACTTTATTTTTTCAACAATTTCTTAACGGGTTATCGATTGGGAGTGTTTATGCCATTTTTGCACTGGGATACACTCTCATCTTCTCTATTTTGGGCATTATTAATTTCGCACATGGGGCAATTTTTACCCTAGGTGCCTACTTTACTTATGCGTTGATGGGTGGTGCCTTCGGTTTTAATGGATTATTAGCAAACGCACAATTGCCTATTCGCTTACCTTTTATCTTGGCATTGCTTTTAGGCAGTACCCTAGCCGGTTTGGTTGGAGTGGCTGTGGAACGTTTGGCTTTTCGACCTTTGCGCCGGCAGGGTGCAGATCCGCTGCTGACGGTGGTTTCAAGCTTAGGGGTGGCCTTAGTTATTGTCAATTTAATTCAGTATTTAGTGGGGGCAGAAAGCTACACATTTCCCGCTAATACTTATGGCAATTTGCCCCCATCCATTAACTTTGGTACGCCGGAAAACCCCATCCCTATTCGCACAGTTCAGATAGTAATCTTTGGGGTTTCTGTGTTAATTTTGCTAATCCTCACTTATTTCATCAATCGCACGAAATACGGGAAAGCAATGCGGGCTGTTGCTGAAGATGGGCTGACGGCTAGTTTGCTTGGGATTAACACGGATTTTTTTATCGTTCTGACATTTTTTATCAGCAGCTTTTTGGCAGGATTGGCGGGAACGTTAGTCGGTTCTAGCGTGAGTATTGCCGGCCCTTATTTTGGAATTGCTGTTGGGCTTAAAGGCTTAGCAGTGATTGTGTTGGGAGGTTTAGGCAGTATTCCCGGTGCAGTGGTGGGGGGTTTGGCAATTGGACTGGTGGAGGCGTTTGTACCGGGAGAATTTTCTGCCTATAAAGATGCGGTTGCCTTTGGGATATTGTTTTTCATGCTATTAGTTAAACCTGAAGGCTTGCTGGGCCGCCGGTTTGTGCAAAAAGTGTAG
- a CDS encoding Rpn family recombination-promoting nuclease/putative transposase, giving the protein MKTDSLFYQIFQTFPGIFFELIGQPASEGNAYQFQSVEIKETVKRIDGVFVPATETQQPIYFVEVQFQSDKDFYYRFFTEIFLYLGQNKPKKDWRAVPVFYQRRLDPGVPIEYQCLLASQQVQWVYLDELGETANQSLGVGMVQLVVEDEATAQRQARQLIQKAQIELEDEAIKRKVIEFIETILLYKFPNLSRQEIEAMFDLSELKQTRYFQDIKEEGKLEGKLETVPRLVQLGLSFEQIAAALELDIERVRQASERQSDS; this is encoded by the coding sequence ATGAAAACAGATAGCCTCTTTTATCAGATTTTTCAAACATTTCCCGGCATTTTCTTTGAGTTAATCGGTCAGCCGGCATCCGAAGGCAATGCTTATCAGTTCCAGTCAGTTGAAATTAAGGAAACCGTTAAACGTATTGATGGCGTGTTTGTGCCGGCAACTGAGACTCAACAGCCGATCTATTTTGTTGAAGTTCAATTTCAGTCTGACAAGGATTTTTACTACCGATTCTTTACTGAAATTTTCCTCTATCTAGGGCAAAACAAACCAAAAAAAGATTGGCGTGCAGTGCCGGTGTTTTATCAACGCCGGCTCGATCCAGGAGTCCCCATAGAATATCAGTGTCTGCTTGCCAGTCAGCAAGTGCAGTGGGTTTACTTAGATGAATTAGGTGAAACCGCAAACCAATCACTGGGAGTGGGAATGGTGCAATTAGTGGTTGAAGATGAGGCAACCGCACAGCGACAAGCCAGACAGTTAATCCAGAAAGCGCAGATAGAGCTTGAGGATGAGGCAATTAAGCGAAAGGTGATAGAATTTATTGAGACAATCTTGCTCTATAAATTTCCCAATTTAAGCCGGCAGGAGATAGAAGCCATGTTTGACTTAAGTGAGTTAAAGCAGACGAGATACTTTCAAGATATTAAGGAAGAAGGCAAGTTAGAAGGCAAGTTAGAAACAGTGCCTCGGCTAGTGCAATTAGGGTTAAGTTTTGAACAGATAGCAGCAGCATTAGAGTTGGATATTGAAAGGGTAAGGCAGGCATCTGAAAGACAATCTGATAGCTGA
- a CDS encoding branched-chain amino acid ABC transporter permease, with protein MENFFSTYGFLIVSMIMGALLGLSLYLPLMAGQLSLASPGFYALGGYISAILSTKVFPPTEGFFPFHLLLLEMLIAGIVSGILGLLVGIPALRLRGIYLAIATIAFVEVLRVLSLNLEITGGAVGIFGIPQPFATPLEYLWVAVPLLIISMVLLYRLERIRVGRALTAIREDELAAGAVGINPTYYKVLAFTLGAILAGIVGAISAHFLNTWNARQGTFDASIVYLTSVLIGGTRTFVGPVLGGMVFTALPEILRSLAEIPRLPIWLAEFLRDGRLIIFGVLIVVGTIFFPQGLVTPELFKKRRQTQRW; from the coding sequence ATGGAAAATTTTTTCAGTACCTACGGATTTCTAATTGTATCCATGATCATGGGGGCGTTGCTGGGACTGTCCTTGTATTTGCCACTGATGGCTGGGCAACTCTCTCTAGCTAGCCCTGGTTTTTATGCCTTGGGCGGGTATATTTCGGCAATATTGTCAACTAAAGTTTTTCCCCCTACTGAGGGTTTCTTTCCCTTCCATCTGCTGCTTTTAGAAATGCTGATTGCCGGCATTGTTAGCGGAATATTAGGTCTTTTAGTCGGAATACCGGCACTGAGATTGCGAGGAATTTATTTAGCGATCGCCACTATCGCTTTTGTTGAAGTTCTGCGAGTTTTATCCCTGAATTTAGAAATCACTGGCGGCGCAGTTGGAATTTTTGGGATTCCTCAACCTTTTGCCACTCCCCTTGAATATTTGTGGGTGGCAGTGCCGTTACTAATAATTAGTATGGTTTTACTTTACCGGCTCGAACGCATTCGCGTCGGACGGGCGCTGACAGCTATTCGTGAGGATGAATTGGCTGCCGGTGCAGTAGGGATTAATCCAACTTACTACAAAGTTTTAGCATTTACTTTAGGTGCAATTTTAGCCGGCATTGTTGGAGCCATTAGCGCTCACTTTCTCAATACTTGGAACGCCCGTCAGGGTACATTTGATGCCAGTATCGTTTACTTAACCTCAGTTTTAATTGGTGGCACCCGAACCTTTGTCGGGCCGGTGTTAGGAGGTATGGTATTTACAGCACTGCCTGAAATATTGAGATCCCTTGCAGAAATCCCTCGCTTACCCATTTGGTTAGCAGAATTTTTGCGAGATGGGCGGCTAATTATTTTTGGTGTGCTAATTGTTGTAGGGACAATATTTTTCCCCCAAGGTTTAGTAACGCCCGAATTATTTAAAAAACGCCGGCAGACGCAGCGATGGTAA
- a CDS encoding ABC transporter ATP-binding protein — protein sequence MKAQNTSQDSTATNERTCLEAKTLTRKFGGLVAVNEVSFTVKQNEIFGLIGPNGAGKTTLFNLMTGMIVPSSGELIYQGQNISALKPHQIAAKGIARTFQNIRLFADLSALENVMVARHLHNRGVENPLLSWVIGVLGLPPAPKEERQTREKALELLNMVGLSDRAGEKAKNFSYGDQRRLEIARALALEPQVLLLDEPAAGMNTNEKQQLSEFIREMRDSFNLTIILIEHHVPLVMGLCERIAVLHFGQLIALGNPASVRSDPAVIEAYLGDE from the coding sequence ATGAAAGCACAAAACACAAGCCAAGATTCAACGGCTACAAATGAAAGAACTTGCCTAGAAGCAAAGACTTTAACTCGCAAATTTGGGGGTTTAGTTGCTGTCAATGAAGTGTCTTTCACCGTAAAGCAAAATGAAATATTCGGCCTGATAGGCCCAAATGGAGCAGGAAAAACAACGCTATTTAATTTAATGACTGGAATGATCGTTCCTTCTAGCGGGGAACTGATTTATCAAGGGCAAAACATTTCCGCCCTCAAACCGCATCAAATTGCCGCTAAAGGAATTGCCCGAACCTTCCAAAATATTCGTTTATTTGCCGATTTGTCAGCACTAGAAAACGTGATGGTTGCTAGACATCTCCATAATCGCGGCGTAGAAAATCCTTTATTATCTTGGGTAATTGGGGTGCTGGGTTTGCCACCGGCACCCAAAGAAGAACGTCAAACCCGCGAAAAAGCTTTGGAATTACTAAATATGGTAGGGTTGAGCGATCGCGCCGGCGAAAAAGCCAAAAACTTTTCCTACGGCGATCAGCGCCGCCTGGAAATCGCCAGAGCACTAGCTTTAGAACCGCAAGTGTTACTGCTTGATGAACCGGCTGCCGGTATGAACACCAATGAGAAGCAACAACTAAGTGAATTTATCCGGGAGATGCGTGATTCTTTTAACTTAACCATCATCTTAATTGAGCATCATGTGCCCTTAGTTATGGGTTTGTGTGAGCGCATTGCTGTCTTGCATTTCGGTCAATTAATTGCTTTGGGAAACCCCGCATCCGTCAGAAGCGATCCCGCCGTAATTGAAGCCTATTTAGGAGATGAATAA
- a CDS encoding ABC transporter ATP-binding protein, which yields MELTSTLLLEIKELYVNYGGIQALQDINITINSGEVVTLIGANGAGKSTTLRAISKIVNPRKGKIFYRGRDITRRQAHEVVRLGIAHSPEGRRVLARQTVLDNLELGAYIRSNLTEVKADLDRQFELFPRLAERRQQLAGTLSGGEQQMLAIARALMSRPKLLLLDEPSLGLAPAIVREIFSIIQNLRTTGVTILLVEQNASLALQTADRGYVLEAGHITLTGAASDLLKDERVKQAYLG from the coding sequence ATGGAATTAACTAGCACATTGTTATTAGAAATTAAGGAATTATATGTTAATTATGGCGGAATTCAAGCATTGCAAGACATTAATATAACAATTAACAGCGGCGAGGTGGTAACGCTGATTGGCGCAAATGGAGCCGGTAAAAGCACAACATTGCGAGCGATTTCTAAAATTGTCAATCCGCGCAAAGGTAAGATTTTCTACCGGGGGCGCGATATTACGCGACGCCAAGCTCATGAAGTGGTGCGCCTAGGCATTGCTCATAGTCCAGAAGGACGCCGAGTGCTCGCGCGGCAAACGGTTCTTGATAACTTGGAATTAGGCGCATATATCCGCTCGAATTTGACGGAAGTGAAGGCAGATTTGGATCGGCAATTTGAACTTTTTCCGCGTCTAGCAGAACGCCGGCAGCAGTTAGCTGGAACACTCAGCGGCGGCGAACAGCAAATGCTGGCGATTGCGAGGGCGTTAATGAGCCGGCCAAAATTGTTACTTTTAGATGAACCTAGTCTGGGGTTAGCACCGGCGATCGTGCGCGAGATTTTTTCGATCATCCAAAACTTGCGTACCACCGGCGTCACTATTCTTTTGGTCGAACAAAATGCTAGCCTCGCATTGCAAACTGCTGATCGGGGCTATGTCCTCGAAGCCGGTCACATTACCCTCACCGGCGCAGCGTCAGACTTACTAAAAGATGAGCGAGTCAAGCAGGCTTATTTAGGGTAA
- a CDS encoding ABC transporter ATP-binding protein/permease: MNRFDWQLWQQFLALAKPYWYSEEKWKARGLLAILLLLLLLVSGINVTISYVNRDYMTALSNKDASKYFHLLFVYGGVFAVATPIVVFYRYVRKQLSLYWREWLTNYFVDRYFRNRAYYQIHENRNIDNPDQRISEDIRSFTQESLEYLLILLNAGIDLIAFIGILWSISIPLVSVLVLYATVGTGMTIWFGKRLIGLNFNQLRREANFRYGLVRIRDNAESIAFYQGEQQESNQVKRQLMEVIRNFNILIGWERNLDFFTTGYRYLVVIVPSLIVAPLYFAGHVEFGVITQAIFAFRQVLDALSVIVDEFDKLSVFAAGINRLEGITEVLEKPTPTRKLETPCIERRTGSYLALKHLTLQIPNSNKILVRDLSVTIQPSEGLLIVGPSGAGKSSLMRAIAGLWDSGTGSLIRPNLEEMLFLPQRPYMILGSLRTQLLYPSTHRNIADKELKKVLLQVNLEYLLDRVSGFDAELDWGDVLSVGEQQRLAFARLLLSSPRYAFLDEATSALDIKNEQSLYQHLQATNTTFISVGHRASLLKYHQHVLELKGDASWRLVPVEAYAAGASSLV; the protein is encoded by the coding sequence ATGAACAGATTCGACTGGCAGTTGTGGCAGCAGTTTTTGGCGCTTGCCAAACCCTATTGGTATTCTGAAGAAAAATGGAAAGCCAGGGGATTACTGGCGATTTTGCTGTTGTTGTTGCTGTTAGTTAGTGGCATTAATGTGACCATTAGCTATGTAAATAGAGATTACATGACCGCCCTCTCCAACAAAGATGCTTCCAAATATTTTCATCTATTGTTTGTTTATGGCGGTGTGTTTGCGGTTGCCACTCCAATTGTGGTGTTTTATCGCTACGTGCGAAAACAACTCAGTCTTTACTGGCGGGAGTGGCTAACCAATTATTTTGTAGATAGATATTTTCGCAACCGCGCGTATTATCAAATTCATGAGAATAGAAACATTGATAATCCAGATCAGCGCATCTCTGAAGATATCCGATCATTTACTCAAGAAAGCCTTGAATATTTGTTGATTTTGCTCAATGCCGGCATCGATTTGATAGCCTTTATTGGCATTCTCTGGTCAATTTCTATCCCACTTGTGAGCGTGCTCGTTCTCTACGCGACAGTCGGCACCGGCATGACCATTTGGTTCGGTAAGCGACTGATCGGGTTAAACTTCAACCAGTTGCGAAGAGAAGCCAATTTTCGTTATGGCTTAGTGCGTATTCGTGACAACGCCGAATCTATTGCATTTTATCAGGGAGAACAACAGGAATCAAATCAGGTAAAGCGACAATTAATGGAGGTCATTCGCAATTTTAATATTCTCATTGGTTGGGAACGAAACTTAGATTTTTTCACCACTGGCTATCGCTATCTTGTCGTCATTGTACCTTCATTAATCGTCGCTCCCTTGTATTTTGCCGGCCATGTTGAATTTGGAGTAATTACGCAAGCAATTTTTGCTTTCAGGCAGGTTTTAGACGCCCTCTCTGTGATAGTCGATGAGTTTGACAAACTCAGCGTGTTTGCGGCTGGAATTAATCGCTTAGAAGGCATTACTGAAGTTTTGGAAAAACCCACCCCAACTCGCAAGCTGGAAACACCTTGCATTGAAAGGAGAACCGGCTCTTATTTAGCCCTTAAGCATCTAACTTTGCAAATTCCCAACTCGAATAAAATTTTGGTTAGGGATCTGTCTGTTACGATTCAACCGAGTGAAGGATTATTAATCGTTGGTCCTAGTGGTGCCGGCAAGAGTTCCTTAATGCGTGCGATTGCGGGATTGTGGGACAGTGGCACCGGCTCTCTGATCAGACCGAATTTAGAGGAAATGCTGTTTTTACCCCAGCGTCCTTACATGATTTTAGGTTCCTTACGCACCCAATTACTTTACCCCAGCACTCACCGAAATATTGCAGACAAAGAACTCAAAAAAGTGTTGCTGCAAGTCAACCTTGAATATCTGCTAGATAGAGTAAGTGGGTTTGATGCAGAGTTAGACTGGGGAGATGTTTTATCGGTTGGGGAACAACAGCGCCTCGCCTTCGCCCGTCTACTGCTTTCTTCACCGCGCTACGCCTTTTTAGATGAAGCCACAAGCGCTTTAGATATTAAAAATGAGCAGTCTCTTTACCAGCATTTGCAAGCGACAAACACAACATTTATCAGTGTTGGTCATCGTGCTAGCTTGCTGAAGTATCACCAGCACGTTTTAGAGCTAAAAGGAGATGCCAGTTGGCGGCTGGTGCCGGTTGAAGCTTATGCTGCCGGCGCAAGTTCTTTAGTCTAG
- a CDS encoding EamA family transporter, with protein MLWFLLSFLTAFFEAIKDVFGKQGLKNNDEYVVSWALTFFCAVFLIPFTILFKIPPLGNLFWISLAIGGLLNTISTLLYIKAIKESDLSLTLPMIALTPLFMVITSPLIVGEWPDKFDLVGIVLLVIGSYLLNIKEKSKGYLAPFRALVQTKGPRYMLIVAFIWSITSNFDKLGVQNSSPVFWVMALFIVMTLMLLPILLFKTSQPAKKIIKGLPVLLAMGLCCALAVIFQMQALTMTLVVKVIAIKRTSVLMGVLLGYFIFKEKGIKERFLGSATMIVGVLFMTLF; from the coding sequence ATGCTTTGGTTTCTTCTATCTTTTTTGACAGCTTTCTTTGAAGCGATTAAAGATGTTTTCGGTAAACAAGGTCTTAAAAATAACGATGAATACGTCGTTTCTTGGGCGCTCACTTTTTTTTGCGCTGTTTTTTTAATTCCTTTTACAATCTTATTTAAAATTCCTCCTTTGGGAAACCTGTTTTGGATCTCCCTGGCCATTGGTGGCCTTCTAAATACGATCAGCACCCTGCTTTACATCAAAGCCATTAAAGAATCCGATTTATCACTGACGCTTCCGATGATCGCTTTAACGCCTTTATTTATGGTGATCACCTCTCCTTTAATTGTGGGAGAGTGGCCAGACAAATTTGATCTGGTGGGGATTGTGCTATTAGTAATCGGCTCTTATCTATTAAATATTAAAGAAAAATCTAAAGGTTACTTAGCTCCATTTCGAGCGTTGGTGCAAACCAAAGGGCCACGCTATATGTTAATTGTGGCATTTATCTGGAGCATTACCTCCAACTTTGATAAGCTGGGTGTGCAAAATTCCTCGCCTGTTTTTTGGGTCATGGCGTTGTTTATCGTAATGACGTTAATGTTACTACCTATCCTGTTATTCAAAACCTCTCAGCCGGCAAAGAAAATTATCAAAGGATTGCCCGTTTTACTGGCAATGGGTCTGTGCTGCGCTTTAGCCGTAATTTTCCAAATGCAAGCGCTAACGATGACCCTGGTTGTTAAGGTCATTGCTATCAAGCGTACGAGCGTTTTAATGGGAGTATTATTGGGTTACTTTATTTTTAAAGAAAAAGGCATTAAAGAGCGATTTCTCGGCTCAGCAACAATGATTGTAGGGGTTTTATTCATGACATTATTCTAG